In Narcine bancroftii isolate sNarBan1 chromosome 7, sNarBan1.hap1, whole genome shotgun sequence, the sequence TGTAAATTATTAGAGGGTGTTTTGAGAGgtagaatatacaattatttggacagccaaaggCTGATTaatgatagtcagcatggttttgtgcgtgATAGtttgtgtttaatgaatcttatagagtTCGAGAATGTTActaagaaaatagatgaaggaaaggctgtggatgtcgtCTACATggtcttcagtaaggcctttaacaaggtcgcACATGGGAGGTTTGTTCAGAAGGTTCACAcattaggtatccatggagatgttgtaaaatggattagaaattggctgaatgggagaagacagagagtggtagtgaataATTGCTTCTTAGaccggaggcctgtgattagtggtgtgcctcagagatcaatGCTGGCACCATCGTTgtatgttgtctatatcaatgatctggatggtaatgtggtaaattggatcagcaagtttgcagatgacactaagattggaggcgttgcgggcagcgaggaagattttcaaaccttgccgagggatctggaccaacttgaaaaatgggccagaaaatgggagatgaaatttaatgcagacaagtatgaggtgttgcattttggaaggacaaaccaaggtaggacaaacATAGTAAGTGGTAGAGAACtaaagagtgcagaggaacaaagggatctgggaatacagatatatactTCCCTGTCAGTGGCATcaacaggtagatagggttgtaaagaaagctttacaaagtattgagttcagtgCTTTGGATGCTATGGTGACATTTTATAAGagattggtgagggcaaatttgaagtattgtgtccatttctgttcaccaaactataggaaggatatcagcaaGATCAAAAGaacacagagaagatttattcggattttgccaggtcttcaggagttgagttagagGGAGGAATTAAACAGGATGGGATTATATTCCTTagagtgttgaagaatgaggggagatttgatggaggtttacaacattatgagtaaatgcgagtaggcttttttccatttagattgggagagatgaatatgagaggacatggctttagggtgaaaggtttagggagaacattaggggaaacttcttcacacagagagtagtgtgaatttggaatgagctgcatctgacgtggtaaatgtgggctcgctctcaagttttaagaataagttgggtagatgggagaggtctgtaaGGTTATGGAATagatacaggtcagtgggactatagGAATGATGTTTCAACACAGATTAAAAGGAATGAAtggccttttttctgtgctgtagttttctatggttctatgctcctatcaaatctccccttatttttctatgctccagggaataaagtcctaacctgtttaatcattccctgtaactcagttcctgaagtccaggaaacatcctagtaaatcttccctgcactctttctatcttattgatatgtttcctgcaattaggtgaccaaaactgcacacaatactccaagtttgggcTCACCAatctcttatacaactttaccataacatcccaactcctatactcaatactttgatgtatgaaggccaatatgccgaaagctctctttacaaccctatccacctgtgatgccactttcagggaattatgtatctgtattcccagatccctctgttctactgcactcctccatCCCCAATCATTCACTGtgtctgtcctttcttggtttgtccttccaaaatgcaacacttcctcacacttgtctgcattaaattccatttcccatttttcagcccatttctccagccggcccagatccctctgcaagctttaaaagtcTTTCCCGGGTGTCTGCCACGCCTTCaatctttgtgccatcagcaaacctactgatccaattcaccacattatcatccagatcattgatctagatttcaaacagcaatggtcccagcaccaattcctgaggcacaccactagtcacaggcctccagtctgagaagcaatcatccaccaccacgctctggcttctcctgtacaATATTGAATGCAGTTTACTACCTTACCATGAACACCAAGCTTctgtgaaccttcctgactaatcttccatgtgggaccttgtcaaaggccttactgaagaccatgtagacaacatccacacacTTTCCTTCATCAGCTTTTTAATGCCAGTTGTTTCAGCGCTTCAGAGCAAGTTACTTTTAAGATGCCATTGCACGTAGCGGTTATTTGTTCCTGCTTAATATTTATGCATTATGAATTCATACTTTCTGCTGTTTTACAAGTTGAAGGGACTCTTGGCTTCTCCATATCAATCAGTACAATCTGTTGAATTTTACTACTTGAATATTTCAGGAGGGTCAAATGAAGCTGGAAAGAGAACATCTAATTGAAATGCAAACAATTATCATCCACTGCCAACATAGCAAACCAAATAACACAAAATCCCCAAACTGCTAACGGTTCAAATAACAGGCGTCACTGCAAGGCTATGatctgattttttaaaagttgtccTGTCAATGTGTTGAAACATTAGCTTGCTATGTTGTTGGCTCAGCCTCCCATCACTTCACCGAGAAAAGGGAGAAGTGTAATTTGTTAAAAAGGAACAAAACCATCAGGTGGGAAATCAGTGCAGCACtggttagtttaaaaaaaagtgtgagTTTTATTTTCAGGTAACAGTTCGTTGTTCCTGAAGGGTTTTCTGTTAATTTGGTTCAACTCCAGGATGTTGAAGCCTGCTCACAATCGAAACGAAAGTGGAGGAGACAGATGTTTCAATGGAAGTTGTTCCAGCTCTTTGCTTCGATACTGCAGATAATCTTGCTTCTATTGATGCTGTGCATGAGAGGCAGAATGCCCATTCCGAAGCACTTCCCCTCACCTTCCCATAAGGGTTGACCTGATGGAGATACATAAAATCCTGAGCGTCAGCGATGAGGTGAATGGTGACAGTCTTTTTCTAGGATAGGAGAGtttaaaattagagggcatagctttaaggtgagaggagaaagattttacAGAGAACTGATGGGCAACGTTTtcactcaaagttcagatttattgtccaagtacacacatgacatcacatacaacccccgAGACTCTTTCTTCTGCGGGGATGGTAGAATTAccagttattggtagtgcaataaactGTATTCAAAAagatatgtacacatgtaaacaaataaagaagtgtaaactgagtttctgattgagtttgttgttggtggaggggtggaagctgttcctgaacctggtgttgcgAGTCTTGTGGAACATGTACTtacttcctgatggttgcagcaagaacagagcatgtactggaggtgtggatccttgatgattgctactgctctccgacaacagcgatccctgtagatgttcttgatggtggggagggttttgcctgtgatgtcttgggctgtgtccactaccttttgcagggctcagGAGTATTggcgtccccataccagaccatgatgcagccggtcagcacacattccaccacacctttgtagaaatttaccagggtttcagatgtcatactggccctctgcaaacacctgaggaagtagtaCTTTCTTCACAGTGCCTTTAGTGTGTcaggtggtgggtatgtggaatgggcagccagaggaaatggtcttagacagggacatggagaggaaaagtttagagggatgtgggttaGCTGCAGGAAAACTGGCCTAACTTAGATCGACAACTTAGTTATCATGAACGAGTTGGGCTGAAACAGgcataaatttcatctgccaggTCCATAAAACCACTCAATAATTCCAGGAACATGAATGTGTCTCTCAGAGGCTGGGCTGAGTACCCTCCACCATTTAAGTGTTGGCTGGCAGGTATTTGCAAGTCAATCCATTCCTCCAGTAAACTGGGCAAGTAAGGCTAAGGAATTCTGGGTGGCACAGTGACTCAACTAACGGAGCTGCTGCCTAACTgcaccagcaatctgggttcaatcctggcctCTGATATGCAGTTACCATCTTCTTCCTGTGACAGTGGGGGTTTCCCCATGTGCTCCCAGATGTTCTCAAAGACATGTGGGTCAGTGGGTTAATTGACTGCAATGAATGGCTTCTCGTACGTAGGTGAATGGTACAATCTGGGAGACGGAATTGAAGTGAGTACAAATTGGTACCGAAGGCAGTTGTCAACTTGCTGGGTTTGCTTGCATGACAGCAGGGAAAGGGATACACCTGAATGTCTTGTCATGAGATTGCTTTCCATAAACATATTTTGTTTGGACTCTACTTCCAGGAGAGTCTGTTTGTTTATAGTGGCCCAACCCTTCTCTGTACTGATGACATGCACCAGGGAAAAATCTCTGTAGGTGGGAGGGCCTGGGCTTTTGCACGCTCCTAACTTCCCCAGCGTCGGGCCACGCTAAAAAGAACATTAATTGATCTGCCATGAGCCAACCTTCAGCAATCTGCAGATTGTTGGATTTCACGCTGAAAGGTTCTTTTTAAGATCAAAATCGTCAGTGATTTTTAATTTTGCCCAGGCACGCTATAATTCCGCAATATTCAGGTACATTCCCTTAAAGCTTACGAGTGAAAGTGCatattccaccaccccccccccaccccccaccccaagctcaCGGTCTCACACAGTAAATTTGACTCTTTTCAGTCACTGCAAATCTGCAGTAGTGTAATTCTTGGTGGTTTTATTGCGCTGAGCTACGCAAATGGTTGGTTACTTCAGGGTAAATTGTGAGCCCTTCCTATTCGTTAACAATGATCAGAAATTTAGGGTTTAAACGTTGAAGAGGTCAGGAAATAATTTCTAACTGGCCAATTGGATGATCACCTTTAATTCCTCGTCCCGAGAACTATTAACAAAAGCAGCTTAAAAATATAATTGTATCCTTTCAAAGATATCTTGATAGGGTATGAAATTAACTGGTAATTAACCTCAATAAGTACAGTAcaatgttatatttaaaaaaaaaatcaaatgtagcAAAGTGCAGGAGGTAATGAAGaaagaatatagatacataatttggGAAATTCAACACGTTCAAATGAGGAGCAGGCACTTTTAGGTGATCAAAGGATGTTTTATTCCTGGCCAGTTTTTGATCTAAACCTCAGGGCTTGGTGCAGAGATGACAGGTCGGACGGAATGAAGCCATGGGTTAAAGGATAATAGGATGGCAGCGTGTGCTTGTGTTCAGCGGGTGGCGCTGGCAGGGGAAGGAGTAACGATCAGCTGTCTGTGATGAAAAAGGGGTGGAGGAGGGTCAAGGAAACTGCAGAGGCAGAAAGGTAGAAGTGGTTGGACGCTGGAAGAGATGGGCAGTGACAGAATAGGCCAGTGTGAAGGACGGAGCTGCAGTGAACACTGCATCCACAGCTGGGGCATTTTCCACCAGAATAATCCTGCTGCCCGACTTTTTCATAAAATAGCATATTTCTCTCCAACATTgggaggccattcatcccattggGCCTATGCTGGCTCACAGAGGAATCTCATTCCAATGCTTAGATCAATGGTGCTCACCCTTTATTTTTATTCCacacatataccaccttaagcaatcccttgctaaccacagagcacttatggcctaGGACGCCCTGCAGCCCACAATGTTTTTGCCAACCTATATCATCTTATTCTACCATCAATCTACCTCTCCACTCCCTCAAATCCATGATCCTCTATATTTCTGACATCCATGGAAAGGTTCCATCATTGCTACGTAAAACTATATTTAAAGGTAACATACTTGAAattctactgtaaggaagacagagagccgtcactttgtccagcacagaaatgaagccccagcgaggaacgaacACGcaaccctggtttacaagaccagtgctctaaccactgagctatcagagcctatGAGAACGTACTGTACTagcctccatccccacccccgaTAATtaattccaggcactcaccactctctgaatttaaaacaaattacctctgatatctcccctaaagttccctccattcaccttaaaataCATGTTCTCTGGTACTGGCCATTACCACCCTGGGAATAGGTGGCGGCTGTCCACTATAtcttaatcttatacacctctaacAAGTCAACCCTCATCTTCATTGCTGTAAACTTTGCTTTTTCCATTGTCATTTTAAATTCAACAAATTAAATAAAGTATAATTAGTTTCAATGATAATGACTGAGCAATTAATTGAGTGATTTTTTATTAAATCTGATTCACCAACGTTTTCTTTCAGGGAGAGAAAACTgaggggagagaagtttagggggtaagttcttttacacagagagctgtggggacctgaaataccttgccagggatggtggcagagtctgaaacattaggggcatttaagagactcttaaatgaaagaaaagtagcgggttatgaagtaggaagggtttagtatttttttgtaggaatatataggtcagcacagcactgagggccgaagggcctgtactgtgctacagTGCTCTATGTTTGATGTTGTTTCAATgtgactgcatccggtgctcccaatatggcctcctctacatcgcagagactggtcacagactgagagattgtttcattgagcaccatatctctgcctgctgcaatagcaaggacctcccagtggtcaactgTTTTCATTCCACACTGAAATGCCTATCCCTGGCCTCGTGTACTGGCAAACTGAGGCaacccataaattagaggaacaatatTCCACCTGGCACACTCCAACCTGACCTCATTAACATCTCAAATTGTTAAAGCCCTCCCCCAAGACTCTCCTTTCTGCCAACTCCCcaccctctttccttccctctcctatcagagagctaccctctccccatcaccaaAGCATCAGTTACCCTTTACTTagatttcagctttattgtcagagtacacacatgacatcacatacaaccttgagattctttttcctgcaggcgagacagaattaccacttattggtagtacaaaaaaggAACTGTGCACAACGTGcctatgtaaacaaataaagaaatgtaaacaaactgactgtgcaatacagagagaatatttaaaaatcaataaagtgcaaaagtaaggctccctaaatgagtccctgattgagtttgtcgttgaggagtctgatggtggaggggtagcagctgttcctgaacttggtggtgtgagtctcgtgGCACTGatactgcacctctttcctgatggcagcagcgagaacagatcacACGCTGGGCAttgtggatccatgatgattgctgttgctctccaactgTAACATTCCCTGTACGGTGAGGATGGTTTCGCTGAtgatgtactgagctgtgtccGCTACCCTTTGGAGGGCTTTGCGCTCGGGGATATTAGTGTCCCtgcaccagaccgtgatgcagctggtcagcacactttccaccacacatctgtagaaatttgccagggtccctgatgtcaaaccaaacctccgtGAACTTCCTGagctttctccagcacttttgtgcaaggCCCCAAACCAACACCAACTGAGCTGCCCAATTGAAAGGCAATTAGAGCTCAACATTCATAATGACCTTGCGAGTGAAACGTACTTCCCACAGCAGAAAAAATATCCAGGTAGCTGTCAAGGGTTTACAATTGCATTGTTCACAAATCTGGAGTCTCTGTGAAATAGGTTACTAAGATCACGTAACATGTCAGTCAGGATCTTTTCATGGATAGTGCAATGACTTGGGAGAAGTCATTAGAGCAGATGGTATAAATTGGTTCAAGGaataattagaattttttttgaaagagagAACAGCCCAAGGGAAACTGCAGATGgatcaaaaaaagagaaaacattttTAGAAAAAGTATACATTCATGTTGTCATTCAAATTCCCACCCGGGATCTTGGCCAGAACCTAGGCAGCACgggttagcgcaacgccattGCAGCGCCAGagtcctgggttcaaatctggtgctgtgtgtaaggtgtttgtatactCTCCCCAAGTCTGCACAGCCCTCCGATTTCTTCCCATCCTTCATAACATACAacggttgtaggttaatcggggcccttaggtggcacaggctcgtgggccagaagggtctgtttctgtgctgaatgtatacatttgaaatttaaaacttaaaaaataTAAAACCTTGGCAGGAATGAATTTGGCAAGAATGCAGCAGGGGAACCTATTGTCAGTGCTGGTTTCCAACCCACCCTAATTGTACAACCCTTTACCCCTTTTTCTTTCTGTTGGACTTATGTGCCTTGTAGATTTATGCAATGAAGCCAACTACTTCTTGGATGATGAGTCTGTAGCATGTGGCTGTGGTTATAGTTCTGGGTTGGAGCTGTTGAGAAGACACGCACACTCAAGAGTACAAATAGTACTGCTTTATTGGGTCATTTTGGCTGGCTGAGCCTTGCTGCTATGTCATCAGCAGGCGTTCAGGCCTACGGTCTGCCGATTGCTGACTGGTCCATTTCCTCCAATGCCATTGTGGCCTATGGAAGAAGGCTGTCTATACCCCCTGCTGCCTGCTCAATCATCATGTCCAGACATTGCTACTTGACTTGAACACTATTCCAGGCTAACAGGATAGAAGTTCTGCCTTTTGTCACATGTGCTTCCATGCAGAAAGCGGTAACACACATGGATGTGAATGTTGCACAATTTTGGGAAGGAAGTCTTAAGGCAGCTTGTATCATCGTTTGAGAGTGAGGACACACGTCTTTGCCTTAACTCCGTAAACCATTCAGCTGCTACGAAAGTACCAGAGCGATAATTGGACAAAACATCTTCTCTTGcagatttgaaaaataaattcattAGAAATGCATTGGGTACAATATTGATTTTATTAATGTGTAAATAGATTACAAGGGAATGACTAAGGGGAGCATTAGAGATGCATCTTTAGGGAGTATATTCAATACACAGACACCACGGTATTTTGATTGCATGCACCCAGAGAACTGAGAGAGTTGTCGGTTCATGTGCTGCCTTCACAGAATCTGATCGAAGTCCTAAGAAGAATCTTGTTTCTTCTTCTGAAATTTTCTGAACTGACTTTGTATTGCAACAGCAGCCTTCGCTGTCTCGGGGGCACGAAGGTCAATGTCAAAGTCTTCGGCGACCTCCTTTGAAGCTTTGGCTGCATCTAGGAGGAGGAAAGAGCAGGGGGTGGTCAGCCTTGGCAGTCTATTGATCCATCCACCCCGCTCGCTGCAgcacaactcccccccccccccccaaccactgacCTCCTGAGGTGCCAACAACTTAACCatgacatttcaaaaaaaattgcTCGAGGAACTGAGGCACCTCCAAAGGATTCCCCACTTCCTTCCCTTTCAGGGTGTCCCAAAGTGTTTACAGCTCCCTGAAGTTTGGAAACAAAGCGGCGAATTCCCACACAGCAAAAGGCCACAAGCAGCAATCACAACAAACCACCAGATAATTTGTTTTTAGGCAGGCTGCGTTGGACTTTGTCTCCAGCTTAATTTTCCGGCTGTTGGAAATAATGTTCTgggagttaaatttaaatttacatttttttaaaaatgtaaatttagacatatagcacgggaATAGGCATTTTTGGCCCTGtgacgtccaattacacccaactggcaTACAACCCCGgttcattttgaatggtaggaggagaCTGcagcccctgtggaaaacccacacaaacagagggagaacgtacaaactccttacagacggtgcgggattcgaactccggaccctatcactggtgctgtagtggTGCTTTGCCAACCCTGCCGTCCGGTTTGTGCATCAAACTGAATGTAGCACTTCCACTGCTGTCTCAACCGGGACCTGCCTCTCACATCTGgagtgggactggaacagggaacggtaaagtgggggtgggggcggtGGGAAATCACTGCCACTGAGGCACAGTCAACAGTCCATGTCATACTGCCTTGCGTAATCGATCAAGGCAAGGCAATGTCATGGTTGAGTTGTTGGACTAGCAGCCAGGGATTTGTCATTCCCATCTCGTCACTCATATCCCTGAGGGAGAGAAATGGACCGTCCTCACCTGGTCTGCCCCATGTGCAATTCCTGACTCACATTTTGCACATCTCTCAATTTAAAGGAACGACTCTAAGTTCTAGCCCTGAATAAATGAAAACGTGTACACTTTGTAGAAGTAGAAGTAACCCTGGTCGACTATTCATTAAGATTATGGATCATCTTTTACCTCAGAGCCACTCTCCTGCACTTAATCCACAGTGCTTGATTCCCTTGCTATTTAAATATCTATTACACTCTTTCTTATGAATCACGACAACGGAGGAAAGAGGGCAGACCAGTGTGAGTTAGAGTTGGCCTTGAGGTCAGGCTCACTCTTTTCAAGGGTGAGGGCAGGATAATGGGCAGGACTGATAACTATTCCCAGGGCTGTGCAGACAAGGTTCCACTGGACAGTAAATTTGGCAGGAGTGCATCATCTTGAAATCATCTCGAGAAGggtgtctgagaaggagaagcagaagagattacACTATGGGTCGGTGACCAAAGTAACATACCCAAGGGGGgggtctgtggctgaagaacgcACAGGCCAAGGGCTGTTGGCGATTCAAGACGAGGAACCCAAgcaggctgtgggttgctggcGACTGCGTTCAAGGGACtaacaccaggctgtggactgccggAGACTGGCTTGGGATTGGCTGAAGGGCCCTGAGGCcttcctgatcacgtcagaggattggatctggagctcgggttgccgttcgtttggactgaaggctgtgaggctgctgaagtgctggaggtgaatccatggacacgtaATGTttctggggagactctcttttgcgtcTCTTCCTCTGACTATAAGGagtgccgggcaatttctgctgatggtgaacctttgtctgccttatgacagactgaagcaaattttgtgtaatattactttttctgttttattacatgacaataaaacaacTTTGAATCTTGAAGTAGGGAGATTGGAGCAACCAGGAGTGGAAAGGGCAGCAATTATGTGTGGGAGTGGAAAGcaagagaggttggaaaatttGAGGATCATAGagcatgctggagaagctcaggaaATAGCCATGGAAGGcaatattgtgggccaaaatCCTTCATGAGGATTTAATTCTTGTTAAGAAAGAGAACAGTG encodes:
- the LOC138739778 gene encoding calmodulin regulator protein PCP4-like, giving the protein MSERQNTETKFEKEKPSDSKDAAKASKEVAEDFDIDLRAPETAKAAVAIQSQFRKFQKKKQDSS